The genomic segment CACATCCAGGTCGGCCAGAAAGCCCGCTTCACGATCGAGGGCCGCCACCGACAAACATTCGAGGGCATCATCGAAGAGCGCCGCAATCAGCCTGATATCATTAACAACGTCGTGACCTACACCGTCGGTTTTCGGGTGAAAAATGACGAAGCGCGCACCCTGATTCCGGGGCTGACCGTGAACGTCGTGATCGAGATTGTGAACAAGCCCGACGTGCCGCGAATCGCCAACGCCGCGCTCCGCTTCAAGCCTCCGCTGCCGATCGAGGAACGGCAGAAACTCATCGCCGCGATCAAGTGGCCCGATCAGCCCGAACGCGATTCAACCGGCGCAGCGGCGGACTACTGCACCAAGTCCTTCGCGTGGCAGTACGAGGAAAAGTCCCGCAAGTGGCGCGTCGTGCCGCTGTGGGTCGGTGTGACCGACAACGTCATCACGGAGATTCTTAGCGGCGCAAAACCCGGCGAGAACTTCGTCCGCCGATTCACTGAAAAGTCCGGCGGTGGATTTGACCTCAAGGAAGTCCTCAAGCAGGCCCGGCCGGATAATCGCACGCTCTGACGCCTGCCGGTTGCTTCCAGCCGATCAGGTCGAATTACGGATTCCTATCATGCCGTCGCACACGCCCCTTCCTGCCCAGCCGAAATCGACGGTAGACGATTCGGGCGTCAACGTTGTGATTCAGCTTCGCGCTTTGGAAAAGATTTACGATTCCGGGGACAACGCCGTGCATGCGCTGCGCGGCCTGAATGTGGACATCCCCGAGGGGCAATACGTCGCGATCATGGGCGCGAGCGGATCGGGCAAGTCGACCTTGCTGAACGTGCTCGGCGCGCTGGATGTTCCCACGAAAGGCACCTATCGCCTCGCGGGTCAGATCACGAGCAATCTCAATCGCGATGAATTGGCAAAGCTGCGAAATACCTACATCGGCTTCATCTTCCAAAACTTCAATCTGCTGGCGCGCAGCACCGCGCTGGAAAACGTCGAATTGCCAATGGTCTATGCCGGGGTGCAGGCGACGCGACGGCGCGAATCCGCGCTCGCGGCCTTGCGCCGCGTCGACCTCGCGGAACGCATCCATCACTTGCCGTCGCAGCTCTCCGGGGGCCAGCAACAGCGCGTCGCCATCGCCCGATCGCTCGTGAACAACCCGCGCATCATGCTGGCCGACGAGCCGACCGGCAATCTCGACACGCACACCAGCGCCGAAATCATGCGTCTGCTGACGGAACTGCACGAGCGCGAAAAACGCACGATCATCCTCGTCACGCACGACCCGGGCGTCGCGGAATTCGCCGAGCGCGTCATTGTGCTGCGCGACGGTCTTATCATCGCCGATCAGAAGACGCCGCGAATCGGCGGGCCGCCGGTGCCCGATGTTCGCGCGCTCTCGGCGCAGGGGGTGGCGTGATGTTCGCGCTGTGGATCGAATGCTTCAAAATGGGCCTGCGCGAGCTGTGGCGACACAAACTGCGCAGTTTTCTCACCATGATCGGCATGATCATGGGCGTCTCGGTCGTCATCATCTGCGTCAGCGTCGTGCAAGGCGTGAAGGAATCACTCATCGGCGACATCCGTAAAGCCGGGCGGAACATGATTTTCGTCATCAACGAAGAGACGAAAAAAAAGAACGTGCAGCTTGAGACCTCCGGCGTGGCCGTCAGCAACCTGACGCGCGCCGACGTGGAGGCGATTCAGGAGGAATGCGACGCCGTGACGATGGCCTGCGGCACGCAGGGCATCACGACGCAAGTCGTCTCCGAAACCGACAACGCGATGGTGCCGGTGACCGGCGTGCACGCAAATTACACGGCGATTCGCAACTGGGGCATCGACGAGGGCCGCGATCTGGAGCCGTTCGACGTGGCCACCGGGCGCCGGGTGGCGCTGATCGGGCAGACGGCTGCGCGCAATCTGTTCGGCGAGCGCAATCCGCTGAATCAGACGGTTCGAGTCGGGCGCGTGTCGCTCAAGATTGTCGGGATCCTGGCGTCCAAGGGCTACAACCCGCTCGGGATGGATGAGGACGACACGCTGATCGTGCCGTTGCCGATCGTGCTGCGCGACTTGATGGGTATACGCGAACCGGCTGCGATTCTCTGCTCGGCGCGATCGGACGAGGACGTGGAATTGGCGGTGCAACAGATCACCGATCTGCTCCGTCAGCGCCACAAGATCGCCGAAGGGGAATCGAGTGATTTCCGCGTGACGACGCTGAAGGAGAAAGAGGAGCAGGCGCGGCAGATCAGCGATCAGATGACGCTGCTGATGTTCTTCCT from the Planctomycetia bacterium genome contains:
- a CDS encoding ABC transporter ATP-binding protein, coding for MPSHTPLPAQPKSTVDDSGVNVVIQLRALEKIYDSGDNAVHALRGLNVDIPEGQYVAIMGASGSGKSTLLNVLGALDVPTKGTYRLAGQITSNLNRDELAKLRNTYIGFIFQNFNLLARSTALENVELPMVYAGVQATRRRESALAALRRVDLAERIHHLPSQLSGGQQQRVAIARSLVNNPRIMLADEPTGNLDTHTSAEIMRLLTELHEREKRTIILVTHDPGVAEFAERVIVLRDGLIIADQKTPRIGGPPVPDVRALSAQGVA
- a CDS encoding ABC transporter permease, whose amino-acid sequence is MMFALWIECFKMGLRELWRHKLRSFLTMIGMIMGVSVVIICVSVVQGVKESLIGDIRKAGRNMIFVINEETKKKNVQLETSGVAVSNLTRADVEAIQEECDAVTMACGTQGITTQVVSETDNAMVPVTGVHANYTAIRNWGIDEGRDLEPFDVATGRRVALIGQTAARNLFGERNPLNQTVRVGRVSLKIVGILASKGYNPLGMDEDDTLIVPLPIVLRDLMGIREPAAILCSARSDEDVELAVQQITDLLRQRHKIAEGESSDFRVTTLKEKEEQARQISDQMTLLMFFLALVSLAVGGVGIMNIMLVAVTERTREIGVRMAIGASTKAINRQFLVEAGVISSAGGSVGIIIGLVGATLIANSIGVEPLMSPWIAVIAFVFSAGVGVGFGLLPARRAANLNPIEALRHD